Proteins from one Acidobacteriota bacterium genomic window:
- a CDS encoding hemolysin family protein, with translation MINLFIIAYLMLLKNLSIFATLLLLVSFYLLMYELIPYLILKIDINKHFWMFNFLVKFPYFFLYPFIFIQKRFKFYNNQQRYGNNEADIYIQFGEREGLIDGKNKQFIEIMLEMNNLFVKDVMTPRNEISCIERSSTIDEVIKVIIKERHTKIPVFKGNLDHVIGLILAKDILKYINESKLQKSIGSLIKPVIFVPETMNILSLLEEFKQKKQKIAMVIDEFGGISGLVTENDVYGRIFGEIKDEHDEDEQKIIDEGKSYLIKGDVNLDKIENILKVDFKGENYTSLGGMIIYYLGRMPRKDEIVEIEGIRIQIVEIKKGRIGRIRIFKK, from the coding sequence TTGATTAATTTGTTTATTATTGCTTATCTTATGTTACTAAAAAATTTATCTATTTTTGCAACACTCCTCCTTCTGGTTTCTTTCTATCTATTGATGTATGAATTAATTCCTTATTTAATATTAAAAATAGATATAAATAAACATTTCTGGATGTTTAATTTTTTAGTAAAATTTCCCTACTTTTTTCTTTACCCTTTTATCTTTATTCAAAAAAGATTTAAATTTTATAATAATCAACAAAGATATGGAAATAATGAAGCGGATATTTATATCCAATTTGGCGAAAGGGAAGGACTGATCGATGGCAAAAATAAACAATTTATTGAGATAATGCTTGAAATGAATAACCTGTTTGTTAAGGATGTAATGACTCCAAGAAATGAGATAAGTTGCATTGAGAGAAGTTCTACAATTGATGAAGTCATAAAAGTAATCATAAAAGAGAGGCATACAAAAATCCCAGTGTTCAAAGGAAATCTTGACCATGTGATTGGGTTAATTCTGGCAAAAGATATACTAAAATATATTAACGAAAGTAAATTGCAAAAAAGTATTGGTTCGTTGATAAAGCCTGTAATTTTTGTTCCAGAAACTATGAATATATTATCTCTTCTTGAAGAATTTAAACAGAAAAAACAAAAGATTGCAATGGTAATAGATGAATTTGGTGGAATCTCTGGCCTTGTTACTGAGAACGATGTATATGGAAGGATATTTGGAGAGATAAAAGATGAACATGATGAAGATGAACAGAAAATAATAGATGAAGGTAAAAGTTATCTTATAAAGGGAGATGTAAACCTTGACAAGATAGAGAATATTTTAAAAGTTGATTTTAAAGGTGAGAATTACACATCTCTGGGAGGGATGATAATTTACTATTTAGGAAGAATGCCAAGAAAGGATGAAATTGTAGAGATCGAAGGTATAAGAATTCAAATAGTAGAAATAAAAAAAGGTAGAATTGGCAGAATAAGAATTTTTAAAAAATGA
- the ybeY gene encoding rRNA maturation RNase YbeY gives MLNVNNFQKKYWLDSGEIRKFGELLEKKLNLKNKIINIIFTNNIEIKKLNKDYLKRNRTTDVISFKLNEILPDGNTYLGEIYISVPYAFYSTLKKKHGLEKELKILIVHGILHLIGMDHRNKSKRMIKIQNDLVDSLS, from the coding sequence ATGTTAAATGTTAATAATTTCCAAAAAAAATACTGGCTTGACTCAGGAGAAATAAGGAAATTTGGTGAATTATTAGAAAAAAAACTGAATTTAAAAAATAAAATAATAAATATAATATTTACGAATAATATTGAGATAAAAAAATTGAACAAAGATTATTTAAAAAGGAATAGAACTACAGATGTTATAAGTTTTAAATTGAACGAAATTTTACCCGATGGAAACACATACTTGGGTGAAATTTATATTTCAGTTCCTTATGCCTTTTACTCAACACTAAAGAAGAAACACGGATTAGAAAAAGAATTAAAAATTCTTATAGTTCATGGTATTTTGCACCTTATTGGAATGGATCATCGAAATAAATCCAAGAGGATGATTAAAATTCAGAACGACCTTGTTGATTCCTTGAGCTGA
- a CDS encoding HDIG domain-containing metalloprotein → MIKIKKEEILNYPNKLKEKKTKSKFLFYLKIILFISLISFFLTFTIIPKRTTALPVLKKGEIAEFDVVCPVDITIEDRISTENKKREAYNSVPPVYNLDKNVFANLKKNVNELFLRCREELNKKEKLNKNQMLEEIKQKCISIYNFDIPKESITFLIKNNFNENIESLLLNMLEELYSKGILLNKISNDIKNNEFIIIESDGKEKTLKLDDTYDILEAKNTINRKILSMGLSSEEKSSISEMVNSFLYPNLSYNSLATLYKKEKAMSEVSSVLLSIKKGKILIRKGDEVKEESINFINSINEKIENTSNWFYNFSGNFLLIFLFTGIMIRALSLAEFPSLTKINAILFFMTQFFVNLVLLKFFLSISLVLEGRYEIFFLRYSDAFKYAFPYSLGTIVTAFLSNFFMGFIFSLFLSIFAGILLKADFWIVIFSFLSSFAALLGIEHYGRRRRSSVIKTCFILILPINILLIIILHIIEGSFYFNQKLLSEITICLFNVTFVSIFASFLLPLMEGAFGIISEIKLLELSDSDLPIFRRLAIQAPGTYHHSLMVASLSEQAAKSINLNPLLLKTVALYHDVGKIEMPELFIENQLNVFNIHEKISPEKSVSVIVGHVEKGDEILKKLRIMPKLREMIKQHHGTSLVRYFFHKAKESQNTDDLKVLENNFRYPGPKPATKESVILMLADSVEAASKSLKNPTPEIIENIINEIFNKIIEDGQLEECEITLKELNQIASSFYNSLVNLYHQRIQYPDFKFHLKETKNKK, encoded by the coding sequence ATGATAAAAATCAAAAAAGAGGAAATTCTTAATTATCCAAATAAACTCAAAGAAAAAAAAACTAAATCTAAGTTTCTTTTTTATTTGAAAATTATATTATTTATTTCTTTAATTTCCTTCTTCTTAACTTTTACAATAATTCCAAAAAGAACGACGGCTCTTCCTGTACTGAAGAAAGGAGAGATAGCAGAATTTGATGTAGTATGCCCTGTTGATATTACTATCGAAGACAGAATTTCCACAGAAAATAAAAAAAGGGAGGCATATAATTCAGTTCCTCCTGTGTATAATCTTGATAAAAATGTCTTTGCAAATCTAAAGAAAAATGTAAATGAACTTTTTCTAAGGTGCAGAGAAGAGTTAAATAAGAAAGAAAAGTTAAATAAAAATCAAATGCTGGAAGAGATAAAACAAAAATGTATTTCTATTTATAATTTTGATATTCCAAAAGAATCGATAACCTTTCTTATCAAAAATAATTTCAATGAAAATATAGAATCACTTTTATTAAATATGTTGGAAGAACTATATTCAAAAGGAATCTTATTGAATAAAATATCCAATGATATAAAAAATAATGAATTTATTATAATTGAATCAGATGGAAAGGAGAAAACTTTAAAATTAGATGATACTTATGATATTTTAGAAGCAAAAAATACCATCAATCGAAAAATTCTTTCCATGGGACTGAGCTCTGAAGAAAAAAGTAGTATTAGTGAAATGGTTAACTCTTTTTTGTATCCAAATTTAAGTTATAATTCTTTAGCCACTCTGTATAAAAAGGAAAAGGCTATGAGTGAGGTGAGCTCAGTTTTATTAAGTATAAAAAAAGGTAAGATATTGATAAGAAAAGGGGACGAAGTAAAAGAGGAATCTATAAATTTTATAAATTCAATAAATGAAAAAATAGAGAATACTTCTAACTGGTTTTATAATTTCAGCGGAAATTTTTTATTAATATTTTTATTCACTGGAATTATGATTAGAGCTTTGAGTTTAGCTGAATTCCCAAGCCTTACGAAAATAAATGCTATTTTGTTCTTTATGACTCAGTTTTTTGTAAATTTAGTCTTATTAAAGTTTTTCCTCTCCATATCTTTAGTTCTTGAAGGGAGATATGAGATATTTTTTCTGAGATACTCTGATGCATTTAAATATGCTTTTCCCTATTCTTTAGGAACTATAGTTACAGCCTTCCTTTCAAATTTTTTCATGGGTTTTATTTTCTCTTTGTTTCTAAGTATATTCGCAGGTATTTTACTCAAGGCAGATTTCTGGATTGTTATCTTTTCATTTCTTTCATCTTTTGCAGCTTTATTGGGAATTGAACACTATGGTAGAAGAAGAAGATCTTCGGTTATAAAAACATGTTTTATTTTAATTCTTCCGATTAATATATTATTGATAATTATTCTCCACATTATAGAAGGAAGTTTCTATTTTAACCAAAAATTACTATCTGAAATAACTATATGTTTATTCAATGTAACTTTTGTCTCAATCTTTGCTTCTTTTTTGTTGCCATTAATGGAAGGAGCGTTTGGAATAATTTCAGAGATTAAGCTTCTTGAATTAAGCGACTCTGATCTTCCAATTTTCAGGAGATTGGCTATTCAAGCTCCTGGAACATATCACCATTCTCTGATGGTTGCTTCTTTATCTGAGCAAGCAGCAAAGTCAATAAATCTTAATCCCCTTTTATTAAAAACAGTAGCTTTATACCATGATGTAGGAAAAATAGAAATGCCTGAATTATTTATTGAAAATCAACTAAATGTGTTTAACATTCATGAAAAAATATCTCCTGAAAAAAGTGTCTCAGTTATAGTCGGTCATGTGGAAAAAGGGGATGAAATACTAAAAAAACTGAGAATAATGCCAAAATTAAGAGAAATGATTAAACAACATCATGGAACCTCTCTGGTCAGATATTTTTTCCATAAAGCTAAAGAATCTCAAAATACAGATGATTTAAAAGTCCTGGAGAATAATTTTCGATATCCCGGACCAAAACCAGCAACAAAGGAAAGTGTCATTTTGATGTTAGCTGATTCAGTAGAGGCTGCATCAAAGAGCCTTAAAAATCCAACTCCAGAAATAATTGAAAATATAATTAATGAAATTTTTAATAAAATTATAGAAGACGGGCAGCTTGAGGAATGTGAAATTACATTAAAGGAACTTAATCAAATAGCAAGTTCTTTCTATAATTCCCTTGTAAATCTGTATCATCAAAGAATTCAATATCCAGATTTCAAGTTTCATCTAAAAGAAACAAAAAATAAAAAATAA
- a CDS encoding PhoH family protein gives MVELTVPPEVTRLFTGTLDKNLKKLQERLGIKLSLRGDKIFIDGDEEKIKFANHYFNQIFSLINRGYRLTAEDLQIALDLFEEDKSNQLRDYFSGENLLPSIRKFVSPKSLNQRRYIEAIKKYGIVFAIGPAGTGKTYLAMASALSSLNNKEVERIILTRPAVEAGEKLGFLPGDIYQKVNPYLRPLYDALFDLTHAEKANNLIDKGIIEIAPLAYMRGRTLNDSFIILDEAQNTTPEQMKMFLTRIGFNSKAVITGDITQIDIPNPKSSGMLDAIRLLSSIKGIAFIYFNEKDVVRHPLILEIIKSYEKDGKKRK, from the coding sequence ATGGTAGAATTAACAGTACCCCCTGAGGTAACAAGGTTATTTACTGGAACGCTTGATAAAAATTTAAAAAAACTCCAAGAAAGGCTGGGAATAAAACTATCGTTAAGAGGAGATAAAATATTTATCGATGGAGACGAGGAAAAAATAAAGTTTGCAAATCACTATTTCAATCAAATATTTTCCCTTATTAATAGAGGTTATAGATTAACTGCAGAAGATTTACAAATAGCACTTGATCTATTCGAAGAAGATAAATCCAATCAACTTAGAGATTATTTCTCAGGTGAGAATTTATTACCTTCGATAAGAAAATTTGTCTCCCCAAAAAGCTTAAATCAAAGAAGATATATAGAAGCAATAAAGAAATATGGCATAGTTTTTGCAATAGGACCGGCTGGAACAGGAAAGACGTATTTAGCCATGGCTTCAGCTTTATCTTCACTGAATAATAAAGAAGTCGAGAGAATTATTCTCACCAGGCCCGCTGTTGAAGCAGGAGAAAAACTCGGTTTTTTGCCCGGAGATATATATCAAAAAGTAAACCCCTATCTGAGACCTCTTTATGATGCTTTATTTGATTTGACTCATGCTGAGAAGGCAAACAACCTGATTGACAAGGGAATAATTGAAATAGCACCCTTAGCATATATGAGAGGAAGAACTCTCAATGATTCTTTTATAATTCTCGATGAGGCCCAGAATACTACACCAGAACAGATGAAAATGTTCCTCACGAGAATAGGGTTTAATTCAAAAGCAGTAATAACCGGGGATATAACTCAGATAGACATTCCGAATCCAAAATCTTCAGGAATGCTCGATGCTATAAGACTTTTATCTTCCATCAAAGGAATAGCGTTTATCTACTTTAACGAAAAGGATGTTGTAAGACACCCTCTGATTCTTGAAATAATCAAATCTTATGAAAAAGACGGTAAAAAAAGAAAATGA
- the tsaB gene encoding tRNA (adenosine(37)-N6)-threonylcarbamoyltransferase complex dimerization subunit type 1 TsaB, with product MITLSLDTSTKSGSISILRDENITVELNFCLDIAHSEIVLNMVDLLLKNIRISLKDLDGYSVCIGPGSFTGIRTGLSVIKALAYASNKKIAPVTSLDALTYKLIDQKNNLICPIIDARKGELYGCLMNFNNNLPEEIIPKNAYMPDSFLSMLPLNVTISFIGNGAEIWRDKIKSIFGKNAHFPPRSNFISNEIGIIGHRILSGGNGIKSFELKPFYIRASDAELSSVQSHEYLYKQRNSP from the coding sequence GTGATTACGCTTTCGTTGGACACCTCAACAAAGTCGGGCTCTATATCAATTCTTAGAGATGAAAACATTACGGTCGAATTGAACTTTTGCTTGGATATCGCCCATTCAGAGATAGTGTTAAACATGGTTGATTTATTACTGAAAAATATCAGAATTTCATTAAAAGATTTGGATGGATATTCAGTTTGTATCGGACCCGGTTCATTTACCGGGATCAGAACCGGATTAAGCGTTATTAAAGCCCTTGCTTATGCCTCCAACAAAAAGATTGCCCCGGTTACATCATTGGATGCTCTCACATATAAATTAATCGATCAGAAAAATAATTTGATCTGCCCGATCATTGACGCAAGAAAAGGTGAGCTTTATGGATGCTTGATGAATTTTAATAACAATTTGCCAGAAGAAATAATTCCTAAAAATGCATACATGCCTGATTCATTTTTGAGTATGCTTCCCCTGAATGTAACTATTTCATTCATTGGAAATGGAGCTGAGATATGGAGAGATAAGATAAAAAGTATATTTGGAAAGAACGCTCATTTTCCTCCAAGAAGTAACTTTATTTCTAATGAGATAGGTATTATCGGCCATAGAATTCTTTCTGGAGGAAATGGAATTAAATCATTTGAATTAAAGCCATTTTATATCAGAGCATCGGATGCAGAGCTTTCTAGTGTGCAGTCCCATGAATATCTTTACAAACAAAGAAATTCTCCTTAA
- the rimI gene encoding ribosomal protein S18-alanine N-acetyltransferase codes for MEELKIRRMREEDLNKVLEIENLSFSNPWSRNAFLFELVNRGISYPIIIEKEDKIIGYSIMWIIGEESHITNIAIHPHYRKMGIGKFILEKLITISKKRKAKYISLEVRKSNKNAVMLYEKMEFKLIGIRKNYYTNPLEDALIYLKQI; via the coding sequence ATGGAAGAATTAAAAATTAGAAGAATGAGAGAAGAAGACCTGAATAAAGTGTTAGAAATCGAAAATTTATCCTTTTCTAATCCATGGTCAAGAAATGCTTTTCTGTTTGAACTTGTTAACCGCGGAATTTCATATCCGATCATAATCGAGAAAGAAGACAAAATAATTGGATATTCAATAATGTGGATAATTGGAGAAGAATCTCACATCACAAATATAGCCATTCATCCACACTACAGAAAAATGGGGATCGGAAAATTCATCTTAGAAAAATTGATTACAATCTCCAAAAAAAGGAAAGCAAAATATATTTCCCTTGAGGTGAGAAAATCAAATAAAAATGCTGTTATGCTTTATGAAAAAATGGAGTTTAAACTAATTGGAATAAGAAAGAACTATTATACAAATCCTCTGGAAGATGCTTTAATCTACTTAAAGCAGATTTAA
- the rplQ gene encoding 50S ribosomal protein L17, producing the protein MRLSVTHKKIGRKTEHRISLLRNLTTSLFEKERIVTTLTKAKTARPFIEKAITLGKKNTLHARRTALKYVCKKEALKKLFDEIGPRFIERPGGYTRIIKLGERKGDGASMAILELVDYEFKKKEKKVKKKGKSK; encoded by the coding sequence ATGAGACTTTCAGTAACGCATAAAAAGATAGGAAGAAAAACTGAACATCGTATTTCTCTATTGAGAAATTTAACCACTTCTTTATTCGAAAAGGAAAGAATTGTAACAACCCTTACAAAGGCTAAAACAGCAAGGCCATTCATAGAAAAAGCAATAACTTTAGGAAAGAAGAACACCCTTCACGCAAGAAGAACTGCTTTAAAATATGTATGTAAAAAAGAAGCTTTAAAAAAACTCTTTGATGAAATAGGTCCAAGATTCATAGAGAGACCAGGGGGATACACAAGGATAATTAAATTGGGAGAAAGAAAGGGCGATGGAGCGTCAATGGCAATTTTAGAACTCGTTGATTACGAATTTAAGAAAAAAGAAAAAAAGGTAAAGAAAAAAGGTAAATCTAAATAA
- a CDS encoding DNA-directed RNA polymerase subunit alpha, whose amino-acid sequence MNLIEFQRPRKLEADYDKLTHAYGIFYAQPFERGYGITVGNALRRILLSSIEGAAITAIRIEGVFHEFSSINGVLEDVTEIILNIKKIPLVLHSAEPKFIYIDAKGEKEVTSGDILPNPDVEILDKNIHIATLEDNVRLKIEMKVKNSIGYVPAERNYDEDLAIGFIPIDSVHSPVKKVNFKVEPARIGGRADYDKLILEIWTNGAIKPYDALSKAAKIMRDHMAIFLRFPDKLEIVHEAQRKEEIPYMEYIDTLPKDIEELDLSPRSNNCLRTAKIKTIYELVQKDEKTLLETKNFGRKSLNEIKEALESQGLGLGLTFHPKLKEIVEQKIKEKKDENREEEE is encoded by the coding sequence ATGAATTTGATAGAATTTCAAAGACCGAGAAAATTAGAGGCTGATTATGATAAATTAACACATGCTTATGGTATTTTTTATGCTCAACCATTCGAGAGAGGATATGGGATAACAGTTGGAAATGCTCTAAGAAGAATTCTGTTATCTTCCATCGAGGGAGCAGCTATTACAGCCATTAGAATTGAGGGAGTGTTTCATGAGTTTTCTTCGATCAATGGAGTTTTGGAAGATGTTACAGAAATTATTTTAAATATTAAAAAAATCCCGCTGGTTTTGCACTCTGCTGAGCCTAAATTTATTTATATAGATGCTAAAGGAGAAAAGGAAGTTACTTCTGGAGACATTTTACCTAATCCTGATGTAGAAATTTTAGACAAGAATATTCATATTGCTACATTAGAAGATAACGTAAGATTAAAAATAGAAATGAAAGTAAAAAATTCAATAGGGTATGTTCCAGCTGAAAGGAATTACGATGAAGATCTTGCAATCGGATTTATACCTATAGATTCTGTTCATTCCCCAGTAAAAAAAGTAAACTTTAAAGTTGAGCCTGCAAGAATAGGAGGGAGAGCTGATTATGATAAATTAATATTGGAAATATGGACAAATGGTGCGATTAAACCTTATGATGCATTATCAAAAGCTGCAAAAATAATGAGAGATCATATGGCAATATTTTTAAGATTTCCTGACAAATTAGAGATAGTTCATGAGGCTCAAAGAAAAGAAGAGATTCCTTATATGGAATATATTGATACACTTCCAAAAGACATTGAAGAACTCGATCTTTCACCAAGATCGAACAATTGTCTTAGAACTGCAAAAATAAAAACAATCTATGAGCTGGTTCAAAAGGATGAAAAAACTTTACTTGAAACAAAAAATTTTGGAAGAAAATCTTTAAATGAGATAAAAGAAGCCCTTGAAAGTCAGGGGTTAGGATTGGGATTGACTTTTCATCCCAAATTAAAGGAAATAGTTGAGCAAAAGATTAAAGAGAAAAAAGATGAAAATAGAGAAGAGGAAGAATGA
- the rpsD gene encoding 30S ribosomal protein S4 — protein MGRLLKPDCKLCRTERVKLFLKGKKCISEKCPLEKRPYSPGEHGKSSRAKIAGFSIQLREKQKVKRYYGLLEKQFKLYFKKSDKMKGITGENLLSLLERRLDNVLYRLGFSLSRAHARQLISHGYIKVNDVKVDIPSYLTKEGDVISFKNKIFKSEILINMIKSNKETVNIPSWLEADFENLRGKIIHLPKREDVSLPVEEHLVVELYSR, from the coding sequence GTGGGAAGACTTTTAAAACCCGATTGTAAATTATGTAGAACTGAAAGAGTCAAGCTATTTTTAAAGGGTAAAAAATGTATCTCTGAAAAGTGCCCTTTAGAAAAGAGACCATATTCTCCTGGAGAGCATGGAAAATCAAGCAGAGCTAAAATTGCTGGATTCAGTATTCAGCTAAGAGAAAAACAAAAAGTAAAAAGATATTATGGTTTGTTAGAAAAACAATTTAAACTTTATTTTAAAAAATCGGATAAAATGAAAGGAATTACTGGAGAAAACCTTCTGAGTTTACTGGAACGAAGACTTGATAATGTTTTATACAGATTGGGATTTTCACTTTCTAGAGCTCATGCAAGACAGCTTATATCCCATGGATACATAAAAGTTAACGACGTTAAAGTTGATATACCTTCATATTTAACTAAAGAAGGCGATGTAATTTCCTTTAAAAATAAAATTTTTAAAAGTGAGATTTTAATAAACATGATAAAAAGTAATAAGGAAACTGTTAACATTCCATCATGGCTTGAAGCTGATTTTGAAAACTTAAGGGGTAAAATCATTCATTTACCCAAAAGAGAGGATGTATCTTTACCTGTTGAGGAGCATTTAGTAGTCGAGCTCTATTCAAGATAA
- the rpsK gene encoding 30S ribosomal protein S11 yields MVERKGKTRVIRKKEKKHVAYGIAHILATFNNTIITIADQKGNTICWASSGTAGFKGARKGTPFAAQLAAQKVAQEAKELGIRHVDVKIKGPGAGRESAIRTLQAAGIFIRSIRDVTPIPHNGCRPPRRRRV; encoded by the coding sequence ATGGTAGAAAGAAAAGGAAAAACAAGAGTAATAAGAAAAAAGGAAAAGAAACATGTAGCATATGGAATTGCTCATATATTAGCAACATTTAATAATACAATCATTACTATCGCTGATCAAAAAGGAAATACCATATGTTGGGCTTCTTCTGGCACAGCGGGTTTTAAGGGAGCTCGAAAAGGAACACCTTTTGCAGCCCAGCTTGCCGCTCAAAAAGTTGCACAGGAAGCAAAAGAATTAGGCATAAGACATGTAGATGTAAAAATAAAAGGCCCTGGAGCTGGAAGAGAATCAGCCATAAGAACTCTCCAAGCCGCTGGGATTTTTATAAGATCAATTAGAGATGTCACTCCTATACCTCATAATGGGTGTAGGCCGCCGAGAAGGAGAAGAGTATGA
- the rpsM gene encoding 30S ribosomal protein S13: MARIAGIELPSNKRIEIGLTYIFGIGRSKSNKILNKANVDRDKKVKDLTEEEINRIRRIIEKEEKVEGDLKKEISINIKRLEEIGCYRGLRHKRRMPVRGQRTRSNARTRKGPRGALIKKKKSSPK, encoded by the coding sequence TTGGCAAGAATCGCTGGAATTGAATTACCATCAAATAAAAGAATTGAAATTGGATTGACATACATTTTTGGCATCGGAAGATCCAAATCGAATAAAATACTGAACAAAGCTAATGTAGATAGAGATAAAAAAGTAAAAGACTTAACAGAAGAAGAAATTAACCGAATCAGAAGAATAATCGAAAAGGAAGAGAAAGTTGAGGGAGACCTAAAGAAAGAGATTAGCATAAACATCAAGAGACTTGAAGAAATTGGATGTTATAGAGGATTAAGGCATAAAAGAAGGATGCCAGTAAGAGGCCAGAGAACAAGATCAAATGCAAGAACCCGCAAGGGTCCAAGAGGAGCATTAATAAAAAAGAAAAAGTCGTCTCCCAAATAA
- the rpmJ gene encoding 50S ribosomal protein L36, translating to MKVRASVKKICNKCKIVKRKGIVRVICENPKHKQRQG from the coding sequence GTGAAAGTGAGAGCATCAGTAAAGAAAATATGTAATAAATGCAAGATAGTTAAGAGAAAAGGAATCGTGAGAGTTATCTGTGAAAATCCAAAACATAAGCAGAGACAGGGATAA
- the infA gene encoding translation initiation factor IF-1 gives MPKEEAIEVVGVVIETLPNSMFRVELENKHQVIAHISGKMRKNFIRILPGDKILVELSPYDLSRGRIVYRFK, from the coding sequence ATGCCAAAAGAAGAAGCTATTGAAGTTGTAGGAGTGGTGATTGAAACACTGCCGAATAGTATGTTTAGAGTAGAACTTGAGAATAAACATCAGGTAATAGCTCATATTTCGGGAAAAATGAGAAAGAATTTTATAAGAATTCTTCCTGGAGATAAGATACTTGTTGAATTATCTCCTTATGATCTTTCAAGAGGAAGAATTGTTTACAGATTTAAATAA
- the map gene encoding type I methionyl aminopeptidase yields MIICKSRDEIEKMKKANKTVSIVLNELKNMIKPGVSVELLDKVAEEMIRKMGGIPAFKGYKPSKFAKKEYPYTICTSINEEIVHGMPVKRILKEGQIISIDLGVRVDGYYGDAAITVPVGKISDEAERLIRVTENALFLAIEEVRVGNRISDISYTIQSYVESNGFSVIRDFVGHGIGSSLHEEPQIPNFGQPGQGIRIKEGMTFAIEPMVSMGSYEVEILEDSWTAVTKDRSFAAHFEHTVAVFSDGPEILSLFNSSKN; encoded by the coding sequence ATGATAATCTGTAAGTCAAGAGATGAAATTGAGAAAATGAAAAAAGCAAACAAAACAGTTTCCATTGTTTTGAATGAACTCAAAAATATGATAAAACCCGGAGTTTCTGTAGAGCTGCTCGATAAGGTTGCTGAGGAGATGATAAGGAAAATGGGTGGAATACCTGCTTTTAAAGGTTATAAACCATCTAAGTTTGCTAAGAAAGAGTATCCTTATACAATATGCACTTCTATAAATGAAGAAATCGTTCATGGTATGCCGGTTAAGAGAATTTTAAAGGAAGGTCAAATCATTTCAATAGATCTTGGAGTAAGAGTAGATGGATATTATGGAGATGCGGCAATTACAGTTCCTGTGGGAAAAATTTCAGATGAAGCAGAAAGACTGATTAGGGTAACGGAAAATGCACTTTTTCTTGCAATAGAAGAAGTTAGAGTAGGGAATAGGATATCTGATATTTCCTATACAATTCAAAGTTATGTGGAATCAAACGGATTCTCTGTAATAAGAGATTTTGTAGGGCATGGAATAGGATCCTCATTGCATGAGGAGCCACAGATCCCAAATTTTGGGCAGCCAGGTCAAGGAATTAGAATAAAAGAGGGAATGACTTTTGCAATAGAACCAATGGTTTCAATGGGCTCTTATGAGGTGGAAATACTTGAGGATAGCTGGACTGCTGTTACAAAAGACCGAAGCTTCGCAGCTCACTTTGAACATACTGTAGCAGTCTTTTCTGACGGACCAGAAATCCTTAGTCTCTTTAACTCCTCAAAAAATTAG